The stretch of DNA ccctggtctctggtctcccCTAGTCTCccctggtctctcctggtctcTGACCTgttctggtctctggtctgtgctggtctctggtctgtgctggtctctgctggtctctgacctgtcctggtctctggtctgtgctggtctctgacctgtcctggtctctgctggtctctgacctgtcctggtctctggtctgtgCTGGTCTCTGACCTGTCCTGGTCTCTGACCTGTCCTGGTCTGTCCTGGTCTCTGAcctgtcctggtctctggtctctgacctgtcctggtctctggtctctggtctctgacctgtcctggtctctggtctctgctggtctctgacctgtcctggtctctggtctcccctggtctctgacctgtcctggtctctggtctctgacctgtcctggtctctggtctctggtctctggtctctgacctgtcctggtctctggtctctggtctctggtctctgacctgtcctggtctctggtctctggtggtCTCTGGTGTCTGAcctgtcctggtctctggtctcccctggtctctgacctgtcctggtctctggtgtCTGAcctgtcctggtctctggtctctggtctctgacctgtcctggtctctggtctctggtctctgacctgtcctggtctctggtctctggtctctgaccTGTCCTGGTCTTGTTCTGTCTCCAGGGTATGTGACGACCATCATCGAGGACGCTAAGATCTACTCCACCCACGCTAAGAAGTCGTCTGTGGACGCTGATGACATCAAGCTGGCGATCCAGTGCCGCATGGACCAGTCCTTCACGTCCCCACCACCCCGAGACGTaaggccccgccccctttaTCAggctagcttagcattagcatcaggtGTTGCTTTAAGTGTTGATGCTCGTGTGTCCAGTTCCTGTTGGAAGTGGCTCGACAGAAGAACCAGACTCCGCTGCCCCTCATCAAACCCTACGCCGGCCCTCGACTGCCCCCGGACCGCTACTGCCTGACGGCCCCCAACTACCGGCTCAAGTCTGTCCAGAAGAAGGTGCCCCCCCCAAACCCTCCTTCTCTATAGGCCTATTCTCCTAgaactagttttacctgggacctggtcccGTGGTCCAGACATTCTTGACTCAGGTCTGTTCTGATCCAGGTCTCGTCGGCCGGCAGGATCACGGTCCCTCGACTCAGCGTGGGCGCCGTCTCCAGCAGACCCAGCACCCCGACACTTGGTGAGTTCCCCCAGACCCGAACCCGGTCCTGACTCAGTTCTGACCCGGTCCTGACCCAGTTCTGACCTGGTCCTGACCCCTTTCCTCCACAGGGACTCCCTCTGTCCAGTCGGTCTCCACTAAAGTCGGAGCTCCGGTGTCGTTGACGGGTCAGAGGTTCACGGTTcagatcccccccccctcccagacGGCCTCGGCCAAAACCAGTAAGAACCGGTTTATTTACATCTGAAGGACGAGGCTGAAAATCTGCTATTGATGAGCAGCATAGcgttagcctagcctagccaagCACCACTTACTACTTAATTAACCTAATGAAGGttaggctaatgtagcagctaacagtagcagctaacagtagcatcATAAATGTGATGTGTAGGAGTACTATTACTCTTCTGTCatcacattaagccccgcccataAGATCTGATTGGTTGAGCAGGGTTAGCTAACACATTTAATTAGCATAAAGAAGCTAACCTGAGCAATCATACCGACCAAATGATTAAGCTATAAGATAGCTAGCTTGTTTAtgctaatgtagcagctaacgGTAGCATCATAAAGATGATGTTTATAACAACTGTTCCTCTtatgtccatcaccacattaagctccgccccaacaAACAGATTGGTCAAGCAGGGCTAACGTTAGCCACTTGATTAGCATTAGCTAACATGAGCAACTATGTTGATCAAATTATGATTGGAGCAGCAGCTACGTTTGGCTAACAGTAGCATCAGCAAGATAGCCAGGGTCTTTTATAAGCAGCCACTGATGCTAACACAGGCTAGCAACAGGCTAAAGAAGCTAACATTAGCCCAGTAATGAGTTTGGTCTGTTTCTGTCCCGGCAGCGACGCCGTCCACGCCCGTCTCCAACGTCCTCATCAACCCGTCTCTGATCGGCTCTAAGAACATCCTCATCACCACCAACATGGTGACACAGAACTCGGCCGAGTCTCTGAAGAGGAAACACGAAGACGACGACGACTACGACGCCCTATGACGCCCCCCCAACCGCTGAGCCCCTCCATgtgatgtttgtctgttttctagAAGAGTCAATAAAGTTGAGACAAAGAGCGAAGCCGGCGTCCGTTAGTTCATTTtacctttaataataaaaagaaaactaaaataaaaatctcaaaataaaaaatacatggcAAACAATAGACTCTCAAGATGATTATGAGAATAATCACGGTCGCAGTGATGATACAGTAGAAGTAAGAAGTCaccagaataataataataataataataattattataataactataatttgaagaagaagaagcgtaATAATCAGACTCTGCTCTGGCGGCGCAgaaatcacttcctgtttggcaGGGGGTGGGGCATGGCAtggcagggggcggggcttatccAAATCTTTTCACATGAAGCAGTTTTGCCCCAAATATTCacaatgaagaggaagaaatcaAACATGCCAGAAGGGGAGGGGTTTAACATTTGTCCAATCAGAGGCCAGCACTCGAGTCACCTgacacgtgtttgtttgtggagtaaaaaataaattttatcaAGCGACAAATTTGAGAGAAAGAAACTGGAGCTGAAGACCttcatcaggaggaggaggaggaggaggaggaggaggaggaggaggaggtgctgctgTTCACATTATTTTGGCCGTCATGGTTCTAACGTTGATCTGTTCATTGGCAACAACtcaggttaaaaataaaaacagcttcaataaatcatgttatttatattaaaagagTTACAAACAGGTTTAACGTCATTTATCTGAATAagatttatagtttttattgtttcttttagatcatttagttttagacttaaaataataataaaaaatgtttgacacagaaaaaacaaaaataattcaacTCAAAAAGTTTGGCTTCAAAGGCACAACACAGATTAATGAATGAACAGCAGCAGAGCTCCatcctgaggaggaggaggaggagggggaggaggataagggaggaaggggaggaggaggaggaggagcaggaggaggaggataagggaggaggagaagatgctGGTGAAACGCCTGTTAAGACTCATGTGAATGTCTGTTTCCTCTCGTTGCCGCGgcgatgacacacacacacacacacacacacacacacacagctccaaaTATAGATTCTGTTTTTGTACAAGATGGCCGTCGACATTCAAACAAAAAGCAGATGAAGCCCCCCCCCcgcacagaagcccctcccctcccacacctgaagcccctccccctcacgTTGGACAGAAGACGGATGGACGAAGCTAGAGAGGAAGAACAccacctccatcatcatcaccaccctCTGCTGGGAATGTAGCGTGAACgttggtgtggtgtgtgtgtgtgtgtagtttagTTGTGTAtcgtgtgtggttgtgtgttgaGGGCGTTGGGGTCTAACAGTCCTCGTCCTTGTCGTCCACCGCTCCCTTCAGTCGCAGGCGGGCGAAGTCCTCGAAGACAAAGTCATCGTCCTGGGACATGCTGCTGAGAGACGAGGACGGGGACAACGTCAGCTgatccactcatccatccatccatccatccatccatccatccatccatcaatacactcatccatccatccatccatcaatacactcatccatccatccatccatcaatacactcatccatccatccatccatccatccatcaatacactcgtccatccatccatccatccatccatccatctatccatcaaTACActcgtccatccatccatcgatcgatccatccatccatcaatacactcatccatccatccatccatccatccactcatccatcaaTACActcgtccatccatccatccatcaatacACTCATCACTACTCTcatccatccactcatccatccatccatcaatacactcatccatccatccatcaatacACTCATCAATACACTCATcaatacatccatccatccactcatccatccatccatcaatacactcatccatccatccatccaaactGGATTAAACAAACCTGAATCCAGTTTCGTTCCTGTGTAAATCTCTTTACTTTGTGTTCAGATTTggtttaaaccagtttaaagGAGCTTTACATTGGACTCAAACTGGattaatgtgttcacacctgatAATGATCCTGGTCCTgttggtttaaataaagttcTTTTTAATCTGGATTGATTTAAATCAGCAGATACTCACTTTGTGTCGAATTCTATCAAATTGGTGTCGATGGGCGGGTCCATCTCTGGCACAGCTggaacacacacattagcattagcattagcattagcattagcatgtggTGCCACCTGTCCTCTCCAGGGAAACGATGGCGGCTGTGACTCACCAGACTGAGGGCGGGAGGCCGGGGGCTCCACGGGTTTAGGATGCATCAGGATGAAGGGCAGCTCCACCGACACGTCCCTGGAGAAACAAGACCACCACCAATCAGGGTCCAGGTCAGACCTTCTTAAACCAGTTTAAACCCACGTGGAGCACCAATAAacacagaggggagggaggggaggcggAGCCACAGAACAGAGGGGGAGGCGGTGTGACACAGGGGGGTGGGACCAGGAAGTGAGTCGTACCCTCCACGTGAAACCACCAGCTTGACTTTGACCCTGTAGGACACCAGGATCCCCAGCACCTCCTTATTGGTCACATCCTTCACTCTGAAACACATGGAGCACAGTCACATgaccacacccacacacctggaggaggccaggtcggtgtgtgagtgtgttataatgtgtgtgttgcagtgagtgtgtgttacatggTGGAGGAGGCCAGGTTGGTGTCTTCATGTTTGAGTTTCCCGTCCAGAGCCAGGCCTCTCTTCTCTCGGTTCTTGTCCAGGGTGGGGGTCAGGGTGTACACCTTACAGAAGGTGGAGCTGGACGACACCTGGTCGCTGTGGAGACCACACGCTGCGGTCAATCAAAAGCCTCtagctaagccccacccccttCAATCAACCATAACAACAATCGACCATAAATCCTTAAAGAGACGGAGTTGTGTCCAGAACGCAAATAAAAACGCAGATCACATTATTTAGAGCTAGCTAGGTGGAGCTAGCTAGGTGGAGCTAGCTAGGAGGAGTTAGCTAGGTGGAGCTAGCTAGGTGGAGCTAGCTAGGAGGAGTTAACTAAGTGGAGTTAGCTAGGTGGAGTTAGCTAGGTGGAGCTAGCTAGGAGGAGTTAGCTAGGTGGAGTTAGCTAGGTGGAGCTAGCTAGGAGGAGTTAGCTAGGTGGAGTTAGCTAGGTGGAGCTAGCTAGGAGGAGTTAGCTAGGTGGAGTTAGCTAGGTGGAGTTAGCTAGGAGGAGTTAGCTAGGAGGAGTTAGCTTTCTCTCTGatgaccagcagggggcgactGACCCTCTGACTGGTGGTTAGCAGACCAATCAGGAGGACAATGAAGAGTTGTAATTCATTAAAttctatatttattattgtcattaaacCGTTTCCTGGTGAGttgttaatatatttattattagacTGAACTGATGAAGGACTCTGAAACTTACTCTGCCTCCAGCTGAGCCACGGGACATTTGTACTGGGCGGTACTGAAGAGACAGATATCTGCATACTGACGCACTGCAGAGAGGACATGAACAACAtcatcgttattattattattattattattattattattattattattattgttgttgttgagattATTTACAGAGAGCTCTGAGAGTTCTCAGACGTACCAGAGATCTTGACTCTCTTCACGGTCTTGGTGGAGTTGTTGGTGACGTGGACATTGACGCTGATGGGCTCCCCGTGGTAATACAGCTGCACGCAATGCATCatgggaggaagaggacagcTGTGGTTAGCAGGCTGTGTCTAAGTGTCCCAAATGTGTCCaatctctaaactgtctcctgtctccatagactgaataaagcctcactgttgcttagcaaccactgacacatcatgtcctgattggttgatgggtgcatgtttccaccaataggaaagaagctgtcatgttgtttctttctatcatgtgtagctggttagctctctcctcctgctagctctctcctcctgctagctctctcctcctgctagctctctctctcctcctgctagctctctcctcctgctagctctctcctcttgctagctctctcctcctgctagctctctcctcctgctagctctctcctcttgctagctctctcctcctgctagctctctcctcttgctagctctctcctcttgctagctctctcctcctcttgctagctctctcctcctgctagctctctcctcctgctagctctctctctcctcctgctagctctctctctcctcctgctagctctctcctcctgctagctctctcctcttgctagctctctcctcttgctagctctctcctcctgctagctctctcctctggctagctctctcctcctgctagctctctcctcttgttagctctctcctcctgctagctctctactcctgctagctctctcctcttgctagctctctcctccggctagctctctcctcctgctagctctctcctccggctagctctctcctcctgctagctccctcctcctgctagctccctcctcttgctagctccctcctcctgctagctctctcctcttgttagctctctcctcctgctagctctctactcctgctagctctctcctcttgctagctccctcctcctgctagctctctcctcttgctagctctctcctcctgctagctctctcctcctgctagcgttttcctccgtgaaccaaacatgacaacaatatTCAGGAAAGATTCAGATATTTAGAatcagtctagttttacttaaCCTAGcaacattatttaaaactgaTCTAAAGTAGAACCAGAGACTCGGTGAGAAGCGTCTTGATGCTACGCCGTCTATAACTGGTTGATTTGGACCAGAGGGTTGATAATGGTACCTCTTTGTCCAGAGAGGCCTCCAGGTGCAGGGACCGGTCCGACATCAGGAAGCTTCTGGTGGTCTCCACCATGGGCTGAGGACCAGGCTTCTCTGGAGCGTACTGGACCTTCCTGATCACCAGACGCACCGAGTTCCTGCAACAAGACACTACACTTTCATCTGGATGCACAGAGCcacaagagaagcagcaacacTGACTACATCCTAGAAGAACATGAAGGCTTCTTGAAAATGAAACTTCTCTCCACTGGAGCAGGATGCTGCTAATGCTGTTGCTACTAGAGATGCTAGTGGTGATGctagtgataataataataataataataataataataacaataatattatattttatttataattcccTTTTCATCAAAGGATCTAGGGGAGATACTAATAgagatgctaatggagatgctagTGGAGATGCTAGTGGAGATGCTATACTGACACTAGTGGTGACGCTAATagagatgctaatggtgattTGCATTAGGGAACAAATAACTCGCCTCTTGTGAATCTTCTCTTCTATCGACTTGGCGCAGAAAGCTCTGATCTCAAAGTCGACACCACAGGCCTGTAGAGAGGACACGCCCACATatattcatttcagtttaactGGTGAATTAATTAGTCTTTagtcttcactgtgtgtgtgtgtgtgtgtgtgtgtgtgtgtgtggtacctTCCCGGTGTCCTCTGGGCCCGGCTGTAAAGTGACTGAACACGGGAGATTCTGAGGAATCTGAGGAAAAATAATAGAGAACAATGTTTAAATCAACTGTCACCGTTTTAACTACCATCACTACAAGgtagctagtgttagctgggaggctaggaggagctagtgttagctgggaggctaggaggagctagtgttagctgggaggagctagtgttagctgggggactaggaggagctagtgttagctgggggACTAGGAgaagctagtgttagctggggactaggaggagctagtgttagctgggaggctaggaggagctagtgttagctgggaggagctagtgttagctgggggactaggaggagctagtgttagctgggaggctaggaggagctagtgttagctgggaggagctagtgttagctgggaggctaggaggagctagtgttagctgggaggagctagtgttagctgggaggctaggaggagctagttagctgggaggctaggaggagctagtgttagctgggggACTAGGAGGAGCTGGTGTTAGCTGGGGGATTAGGAGGAGCtggtgttagctgggaggctaggaggagctagtgttagctgggagg from Mugil cephalus isolate CIBA_MC_2020 chromosome 15, CIBA_Mcephalus_1.1, whole genome shotgun sequence encodes:
- the LOC125021494 gene encoding arrestin red cell isoform X2; this translates as MGDKAGTRVFKKSSPNCKVTVYLGKRDFVDHLDHVDPVDGVILVDPEYLKDRKVFVTLTCAFRYGREDLDVLGLSFRKDLYISTFQAFPPVPEERKPNSRLQERLLKKLGQHAHPFYFTIPQNLPCSVTLQPGPEDTGKACGVDFEIRAFCAKSIEEKIHKRNSVRLVIRKVQYAPEKPGPQPMVETTRSFLMSDRSLHLEASLDKELYYHGEPISVNVHVTNNSTKTVKRVKISVRQYADICLFSTAQYKCPVAQLEADDQVSSSSTFCKVYTLTPTLDKNREKRGLALDGKLKHEDTNLASSTIVKDVTNKEVLGILVSYRVKVKLVVSRGGDVSVELPFILMHPKPVEPPASRPQSAVPEMDPPIDTNLIEFDTNSMSQDDDFVFEDFARLRLKGAVDDKDEDC
- the taf9 gene encoding transcription initiation factor TFIID subunit 9, giving the protein MRSRYGENKMSAPKTIPKDAQVMIQILKDMGITEYEPRVINQMLEFTYRYVTTIIEDAKIYSTHAKKSSVDADDIKLAIQCRMDQSFTSPPPRDFLLEVARQKNQTPLPLIKPYAGPRLPPDRYCLTAPNYRLKSVQKKVSSAGRITVPRLSVGAVSSRPSTPTLGTPSVQSVSTKVGAPVSLTGQRFTVQIPPPSQTASAKTTTPSTPVSNVLINPSLIGSKNILITTNMVTQNSAESLKRKHEDDDDYDAL
- the LOC125021494 gene encoding arrestin red cell isoform X3 is translated as MGDKAGTRVFKKSSPNCKVTVYLGKRDFVDHLDHVDPVDGVILVDPEYLKDRKVFVTLTCAFRYGREDLDVLGLSFRKDLYISTFQAFPPVPEERKPNSRLQERLLKKLGQHAHPFYFTIPQNLPCSVTLQPGPEDTGKACGVDFEIRAFCAKSIEEKIHKRNSVRLVIRKVQYAPEKPGPQPMVETTRSFLMSDRSLHLEASLDKELYYHGEPISVNVHVTNNSTKTVKRVKISVRQYADICLFSTAQYKCPVAQLEADDQVSSSSTFCKVYTLTPTLDKNREKRGLALDGKLKHEDTNLASSTIVKDVTNKEVLGILVSYRVKVKLVVSRGGDVSVELPFILMHPKPVEPPASRPQSAVPEMDPPIDTNLIEFDTNMSQDDDFVFEDFARLRLKGAVDDKDEDC
- the LOC125021494 gene encoding arrestin red cell isoform X1, translated to MGDKAGTRVFKKSSPNCKVTVYLGKRDFVDHLDHVDPVDGVILVDPEYLKDRKVFVTLTCAFRYGREDLDVLGLSFRKDLYISTFQAFPPVPEERKPNSRLQERLLKKLGQHAHPFYFTIPQNLPCSVTLQPGPEDTGKACGVDFEIRAFCAKSIEEKIHKRNSVRLVIRKVQYAPEKPGPQPMVETTRSFLMSDRSLHLEASLDKELYYHGEPISVNVHVTNNSTKTVKRVKISVRQYADICLFSTAQYKCPVAQLEADDQVSSSSTFCKVYTLTPTLDKNREKRGLALDGKLKHEDTNLASSTIVKDVTNKEVLGILVSYRVKVKLVVSRGGDVSVELPFILMHPKPVEPPASRPQSGESQPPSFPWRGQVAPHANANANANANVCVPAVPEMDPPIDTNLIEFDTNMSQDDDFVFEDFARLRLKGAVDDKDEDC